A single region of the Pseudomonas granadensis genome encodes:
- a CDS encoding SMP-30/gluconolactonase/LRE family protein → MQAELIVDARNAVGESPVWVAEENALYWVDIPNGGLQRWSADSGHVASWKAPEMLACISRHRSGGWVAGMESGFFRLHPHSDGSLDSELLASVEHSRADMRLNDGRCDRQGRFWAGSMVLNMGLNAPEGRLYRYGAGQSGVIEAQLDGFIVPNGLGFSPDGKIMYLSDSHPDVQLIWAFDYDTETGTPSNRRVFVDMKHFPGRPDGAAVDAEGCYWICANDAGLIHRFAPDGRLDFSLQVPVKKPTMCAFGGSDMSTLFVASIRPGDDHDPQSLAGGVFALKPGVKGLAEPEFNDLL, encoded by the coding sequence ATGCAAGCCGAATTGATCGTCGATGCGCGCAACGCTGTGGGCGAAAGCCCGGTCTGGGTCGCCGAGGAAAACGCCCTGTACTGGGTGGACATTCCCAATGGCGGGCTGCAACGCTGGAGCGCCGACAGCGGGCACGTGGCGTCGTGGAAAGCGCCAGAAATGCTCGCCTGTATCAGCCGCCACCGCAGCGGTGGCTGGGTGGCCGGCATGGAAAGCGGTTTTTTTCGCCTGCATCCCCACAGCGACGGCAGCCTCGACAGCGAATTGCTCGCGAGTGTCGAGCACAGCCGCGCGGACATGCGCCTCAACGATGGTCGCTGCGACCGTCAGGGGCGTTTCTGGGCTGGCAGCATGGTGCTGAACATGGGACTGAATGCGCCTGAAGGCCGGCTCTACCGCTACGGTGCCGGGCAGTCCGGTGTGATTGAAGCGCAACTCGACGGCTTCATTGTGCCCAACGGCCTCGGCTTCAGCCCGGACGGCAAGATCATGTACTTGTCGGATTCGCATCCCGACGTGCAACTGATCTGGGCGTTCGATTACGACACCGAGACCGGCACGCCGTCGAACCGCCGGGTGTTTGTCGACATGAAGCACTTTCCCGGCCGCCCCGATGGTGCCGCCGTGGATGCCGAAGGTTGCTATTGGATCTGTGCCAACGACGCCGGACTGATTCACCGCTTCGCCCCGGACGGTCGCCTGGATTTTTCACTGCAAGTGCCAGTGAAGAAACCGACCATGTGCGCCTTCGGCGGCAGCGACATGAGCACCCTGTTTGTCGCTTCGATTCGCCCCGGCGACGACCACGACCCGCAATCGCTGGCCGGTGGCGTGTTCGCGCTGAAGCCCGGCGTCAAAGGCCTCGCCGAACCAGAATTCAACGATTTGCTTTAG
- a CDS encoding TRAP transporter small permease, producing the protein MKNLLLRINDKIYMTCIWVAGLSVLAVSLMIPWGVFARYVLGTGSSWPEPTAILLMIVFTFIGAAASYRAGAHMAVAMVTDRMPPHLRSAASIFSQLLMALICIFMTIWGFKLCMSTWNQFMASLPTLRVGMTYLPIPVGGLLTLVFVLEKLFLGDQSKRRVVQFDLVEESEGAV; encoded by the coding sequence ATGAAGAATCTACTGCTGCGTATCAATGACAAGATCTACATGACGTGTATCTGGGTGGCCGGCCTTTCCGTTCTGGCAGTTTCCCTGATGATTCCCTGGGGCGTGTTTGCGCGCTACGTGCTGGGTACCGGTTCGAGCTGGCCCGAGCCTACGGCCATTCTGCTGATGATCGTGTTCACATTTATTGGCGCTGCTGCCAGCTACCGCGCCGGCGCGCACATGGCCGTGGCCATGGTGACCGACCGCATGCCGCCGCATCTGCGCAGCGCAGCGTCGATTTTTTCCCAATTGCTGATGGCCCTGATCTGCATTTTCATGACGATCTGGGGATTCAAGTTGTGCATGTCCACCTGGAACCAGTTCATGGCGTCCCTGCCCACCCTGCGGGTGGGCATGACCTATTTGCCGATTCCCGTGGGCGGTTTGCTGACCCTGGTTTTTGTCCTGGAAAAACTGTTTCTCGGTGACCAGAGCAAGCGTCGGGTCGTGCAGTTCGATCTGGTTGAAGAAAGCGAAGGTGCCGTTTAA
- a CDS encoding TRAP transporter substrate-binding protein, with protein MNFKRTLLAAALPLIFTLAGAAQALELKVADIHPKGYPTTVAEESMGKMLTKETNGELTFKYFPGGVLGSEKEVIEQMQVGAIQMSRVSLGIVGPVVPDVNVFNMPFIFRDHQHMRNVIDGPVGDEILGKITNSEFGLVALAWMDGGTRNIYTKKPVRKLEDLKGMKIRVQGNPMFIDMMNAMGANGIAMDTGEIFSALQTGVIDGAENNPPTLLEHNHFQNAKFYSLTGHLILPEPIVMSKITWEKLTPDQQTLVKKAAKAAQAEERELWDKKSAASEEKLKAAGVEFITVDKKPFYDATAPVREKYGAPYADLIKKIEAVQ; from the coding sequence ATGAACTTCAAACGCACCTTGCTCGCCGCTGCACTCCCGCTGATATTCACCCTCGCTGGCGCCGCTCAGGCACTGGAACTTAAAGTCGCCGACATCCACCCCAAGGGTTATCCAACCACGGTGGCGGAAGAAAGCATGGGCAAAATGCTGACCAAAGAGACCAACGGCGAGCTGACTTTCAAGTACTTCCCGGGCGGTGTGCTGGGTTCTGAAAAGGAAGTCATCGAGCAAATGCAAGTCGGCGCGATACAGATGTCCCGGGTCAGCCTGGGGATCGTCGGCCCTGTCGTACCGGACGTGAACGTCTTCAACATGCCGTTCATCTTCCGAGACCACCAGCACATGCGCAATGTCATCGACGGTCCAGTGGGCGATGAAATCCTCGGCAAGATCACCAATTCCGAATTCGGCCTGGTGGCCCTGGCCTGGATGGACGGCGGCACGCGCAACATCTACACCAAAAAACCGGTGCGCAAGCTCGAAGATCTAAAGGGCATGAAAATTCGCGTGCAAGGCAACCCGATGTTCATCGACATGATGAACGCCATGGGTGCCAACGGTATCGCCATGGACACCGGCGAGATCTTCAGCGCTCTGCAAACCGGCGTGATCGACGGCGCGGAAAACAACCCGCCGACCCTGCTCGAACACAACCACTTCCAGAACGCCAAGTTCTACAGCCTGACCGGTCACCTGATCCTGCCAGAGCCTATCGTGATGTCGAAAATCACTTGGGAGAAACTCACTCCGGATCAACAGACACTGGTCAAGAAAGCCGCCAAGGCTGCCCAGGCTGAAGAGCGCGAGCTGTGGGACAAGAAGTCCGCTGCCAGTGAAGAAAAACTCAAGGCCGCCGGCGTCGAATTCATCACGGTCGACAAGAAGCCCTTCTACGACGCCACCGCTCCGGTCCGCGAGAAGTACGGCGCGCCATATGCCGACCTGATCAAGAAAATCGAAGCCGTTCAATAA
- a CDS encoding NAD-dependent epimerase/dehydratase family protein: MTSTSTPRAPFNRLLLTGAAGGLGKVLRERLRPYANVLRLSDIAALAPAVDDHEEVVLCDLADKQAVHQLVDGVDAILHFGGVSVERPFEEILGANISGVFHIYEAARKHGVKRVIFASSNHVIGFYKQDEKLDASSPRRPDGYYGLSKSYGEDMASFYFDRYGIETVSIRIGSSFPEPQNRRMMHTWLSFDDLTQLLERSLYTPNVGHTVVYGMSANKDVWWDNRYASHLGYEAKDSSEVFRDKVEAQPMPAADDPARIYQGGAFVAAGPFGD, translated from the coding sequence ATGACGTCTACCTCTACTCCGCGCGCTCCATTCAATCGCCTGCTGCTGACCGGCGCTGCCGGTGGCCTGGGCAAAGTCCTGCGCGAACGCCTGCGTCCTTACGCCAATGTGCTGCGCTTGTCCGATATCGCCGCGCTCGCCCCGGCCGTCGATGATCACGAAGAAGTCGTACTCTGCGATCTGGCCGACAAACAGGCCGTGCATCAACTGGTCGATGGGGTCGACGCGATCCTGCATTTCGGCGGAGTCTCAGTCGAGCGCCCGTTCGAAGAGATCCTCGGCGCCAACATCAGCGGCGTGTTTCACATCTACGAAGCGGCACGCAAGCATGGTGTGAAGCGGGTGATCTTCGCCAGCTCCAACCACGTCATCGGTTTCTACAAGCAGGACGAGAAACTCGACGCCAGCTCCCCACGCCGCCCTGACGGTTACTACGGTCTGTCCAAGTCCTACGGCGAAGACATGGCCAGTTTCTACTTCGATCGCTACGGCATCGAAACCGTCAGCATCCGCATCGGCTCCTCGTTCCCGGAACCGCAGAACCGCCGGATGATGCATACCTGGCTGAGCTTCGACGACCTCACGCAACTGCTCGAGCGTTCGCTGTACACGCCGAACGTCGGTCACACCGTGGTCTACGGCATGTCCGCCAACAAGGACGTGTGGTGGGACAACCGCTACGCCAGCCACCTCGGTTATGAAGCCAAGGACAGCTCGGAAGTGTTCCGCGACAAGGTCGAAGCACAGCCGATGCCGGCCGCCGATGACCCGGCGCGAATCTACCAGGGCGGCGCCTTTGTGGCGGCCGGCCCGTTTGGCGACTGA
- a CDS encoding OprD family porin codes for MSTLARNSVRPSPVSNFKPRSTLSLIGCSSLALALPMSADAEGFLEDSKATLNLRNAYFNRNFVNPANPQGKAEEWTQSFILDAKSGFTQGTVGFGLDVLGLYSQKLDGGKGTGGTQLLPIHDDGRPADNFGRLGVALKAKVSKTELKVGEWMPVLPILRSDDGRSLPQTFRGGQITSTEINGLTVYGGQFRGNSPRNDASMEDMSMNGRGAFTSDRFNFGGGEYTFNDKRTMVGVWYAELTDIYQQQYFNLSHSQPLGDWTLGANLGFFTGKEDGSAQAGDLDNKTAFAMLSAKYGGNTFYVGLQKLTGDDAWMRVNGTSGGTLANDSYNASYDNAKERSWQLRHDYNFVALGIPGLTLMNRYISGDNVHTASTNDGKEWGRESELAYTVQSGPLKSLNVKWRNATIRRDFSTNEFDENRIFISYPISLL; via the coding sequence GTGAGCACACTCGCCCGCAATTCCGTCCGCCCTTCACCTGTTTCCAATTTCAAACCGCGTTCGACCCTGAGCCTGATCGGCTGCAGCAGTCTGGCCCTCGCCCTGCCGATGAGCGCCGATGCCGAAGGCTTTCTGGAAGACAGCAAAGCCACGCTGAACCTGCGCAATGCCTATTTCAACCGCAACTTCGTCAACCCGGCCAACCCGCAGGGCAAGGCTGAAGAGTGGACGCAGAGCTTCATCCTCGATGCCAAATCCGGTTTCACCCAGGGCACCGTCGGCTTCGGCCTCGATGTGCTCGGGCTGTATTCGCAAAAACTCGATGGCGGCAAAGGCACGGGCGGCACGCAACTGTTGCCGATCCACGATGACGGGCGCCCGGCGGACAACTTCGGTCGCCTCGGCGTTGCGCTGAAAGCCAAGGTGTCGAAGACCGAATTGAAAGTCGGCGAATGGATGCCGGTGTTGCCGATCCTGCGTTCCGACGACGGTCGTTCGCTGCCGCAGACCTTCCGCGGCGGCCAGATCACTTCCACCGAGATCAATGGCCTGACTGTCTACGGCGGCCAGTTCCGTGGCAACAGCCCGCGCAACGATGCGAGCATGGAAGACATGTCGATGAACGGCCGCGGCGCGTTCACCTCGGATCGCTTCAACTTCGGCGGCGGCGAGTACACGTTCAACGACAAGCGCACCATGGTCGGCGTGTGGTACGCCGAGCTGACCGACATCTACCAACAGCAGTATTTCAACCTCAGCCACAGCCAGCCGCTCGGCGACTGGACGCTGGGCGCCAACCTCGGTTTCTTCACCGGCAAGGAAGACGGCAGCGCTCAGGCCGGCGACCTCGACAACAAGACCGCGTTTGCCATGCTCTCGGCCAAATACGGTGGCAACACCTTCTACGTCGGCCTGCAGAAACTCACCGGTGACGACGCCTGGATGCGGGTTAACGGCACCAGCGGCGGGACCCTGGCCAACGACAGCTACAACGCCAGTTATGACAACGCCAAGGAACGCTCCTGGCAGCTGCGTCACGACTACAACTTCGTCGCCCTCGGCATCCCCGGTCTGACCCTGATGAACCGCTACATCAGCGGTGACAACGTCCACACCGCCAGCACCAACGACGGCAAGGAATGGGGCCGCGAATCGGAACTGGCCTACACCGTACAGAGCGGCCCGCTGAAAAGCCTCAACGTGAAATGGCGCAACGCGACCATCCGCCGCGACTTCAGCACCAACGAGTTTGACGAGAACCGGATCTTCATCAGCTATCCGATTTCGTTGTTGTAA